The genomic window TTCAGGTTTTCTTATCTGACTAGATCTCTAACTAGACTTCCCACCCTTGGAGGAAGATCTGAATGCTGGCTCGCCCTCTGGAGCTTGGGCATGAGCCTCTTAGAAGCTGACTGGAGACAGGCACGCCCCCTTGCCTAGGGCGGCCTCTCTCTGCTGTCTGCTGAGGCTCTGCATGTGTGGCTACTGCCCAGTGTCCTTTGATGTCTTAGGGGAGATGGAGGTTTTCTTTCAGGGATAAATCCCAGGAAACCAAGCCAGGCAGAGAGGTGGTAGAATACTTTTTATTCTCGACTGTCTCCCCCTGAGGAAGCAACAATACAGAAGCTAAGTCGTCCCCTGTGAAGGGAAAAACCAACAGTCAGACATTACTTTGGGCAAGCTCAGAAGCCAGGGACACATTTTACAATGTTTGGGGTTCAACTATGCTGTGAAAACCAGGTCACTGCCCTTGCTCAGGAGCCGTAAAATCAGAATTCTGGCTTCGGTCATGGTCTCCCTCTCCCAAGTaaaggagaagggaaggtggGTTTATTCCCCTTTGGCTGTGGTCCAGAGAACTAAACACACTGAGTtctggccagatgcggtggctcacacctgtaatcccagcactttgagaggccgaggtgggtggatcagttgaggtcaggagttcaagaccagcctggccgacatggtgaagccccgtctctactaaaaaaaaaatacaaaaattagccaggtggggtggtgggtgcctgtaattccagctactcaggaggctgaggcaggagaatcgcttgaacctggaggtggaggttgcagtgagccgagatcatgccattgcatgccagcctgggaggcagagtgagactccatttcaaaaaataacaataaaatataaacacactGCGTTCCACATGCTCACCCCCACTCCATCCTGGAGGGGAGCATCCCTGGCTCGCAATCAGCATGTGCCTTGCCTACAGTTGGGGCTGGTGGTGGGGCAAGGAGCGGATGGTCTCCAGCTTGGTGGCTCACTGCAAAGCTGCAGCCCGCAGCAGGGACAGGCCTGGCACTGGAGCCGGATGTGGCTCAAAGAGGACCTAGGTGACAGTTCAGTGCCCTCCTTGGACCCTCTACCACGCCATCCTGTTTGGGAAACTCCTGTAAGTGGGTTTCCTCTTCATCAGCACGGAGCCTGATGCTTAGAAGCGGAAACATTAGAAGTTAAAGcaagagggccgggcgcagtggctcacgcctataatcccaacactttgggaggctgatcacgagggcggatcacgaggtcaggagattgagaccatcctggctaacacggtgaaaccccgtctctactaaaaatacaaagaattagccaggcgtggtggcgggtgcctgtagtcccacctactcgggaggctgaggcaggataatggcgtggacccgggaggcggagcttgcagtgagcagaggtcgcgccactgcactccagcctgggcaacagagcgaaactctgtctcaaaaaaaaaaaaaagttaaagcaagagagagagaggaagtctCAGTAATATATTGGCTGATTCCCTTTGGGGTTAGTAAGTGGCAGGGGCCGTGGGTACCAATGAAAAAAGGACCAACCAGTAAAATCCAAATTAAATAGCAAAGCTCTCCACCGATGTAGCTCCCTGGCTCTGAGTTACAGTTTCCCACCAGGAGGCCTCCAGGGCGGTTTTGAACATCCCCTGGGTTTGAGGCTGACTTTGGTGAGCTGTCTACCCTTGTGTTTAGTGGCCCCGGGCTGGGTGCCTATGGCCTGGGCAGGACGAGCGGCTCCCCTGGTGCTCTCCTGGCGTGCCTGGGGCTCACTCACGTGCTGCAGCACCTTGCGTGGCAACTTCTCAGAGTGGGCAATCCATTCTTTCATTAAGTCTAGCACGAGGGGGATGAGGCTGACCACGCCTCCGTAGTGGTTCCGGGCCTCGTCACAGCTGAGGTGGTTCACCACGTCATGAGGGTATCTGCAGGATGGCAGGGGGCCGGGTGAGCCCATGCTCCCGGGACTTGCCATGCCGTGGCAAGCAGCCGCCAGACCTCAGGCACAGCAGAGTCACCTGGGGAGGCTTTAGAACTGGACACACAGCATGCTCAGGCTCTCtgtccccagagattctggcagaCCAGGCCTGGGGTGCCACAGGCCTCAGGTAATTCTGGTGTGAAAGACAGGAGGTGCAAACCACTGCCGCACGGTCCGCAGGAACCTGGGTTGGGGGTGAGGAACTGGCTGGCTCATCCCTCTGGCTCATCTCACCCTGGTATCTACAGAGCTTCCCCAGGCTCTGGCCCACTGTCCTGCGGGCTCCCAGGCTGTCAGGATGAGGAGCCCTCAGTGGCGGTGCTGCTGCCCCTGGGAGGCAGCGCTAGCGTCCACTTCTTTGCATGTCAGTGAGGATCTCTGTGGGCTTCCGGGGGCAACTGCTCTGGGCTCTACATCCGCTTCTCCACCTGCCTGGTGCTAACACCCGTGAGACATTTGGTATCCTGCCATGTCTATGATGCTTGTAAAGAAAAGTTTTCGTTGAATCCGAGAGGAGACTGGGATTTCCTGCCCAGGGTGGTCTAACAGGAGCCACATGACCCAGACAACAGGAAAGAAGCAGGACAGAGGCCTCCCCACAGGCACACACGGGGCCTCAAAAGCAGCACCAGAGGGACTTACTTTGCTCTGAGGCTGCTTAAGTCATTGCTTTGGCTAACGAGGGTTTTGCATTTCTCGAGGAGGTTGTTGGTGACTGGGGTGCCAGAGTGCAcggcctcaaagtgctggcagaGCTTACTCAGCTCTGAACAGATGTCCAGGAACATGAGCAGAATCCGCCGGTCTGTGGAGTTGTTGCAGTGGTGTTCCATGTAGCTCTGCACCTGCAAAGGCCACCACCACATGAGCTGGGGACATGCCAACCCGGGTCCTGGCTGGCTTATGGTGCAGATGTCCAGGAGCACCCACCCtactccctcccaccctccatgaTTCATGGGGGAGATGCAAGTAACGCGTAAGCATTTTAAGGTACAGACCACTCTATATAGTGGTATCTCTCtcgatggatgggatggatggatggatggatggatggatggatggatggatggatggatggatggatacatagatagatgatatgAAATTAAtggattggctgggcacagtggctcacacatgtaatcccagcactttgggaggctgaggtgggcagggatcacttgaggtcaggagtttgagaccagcctggtaaacatggtaaaaccccatctctactaggaaaaaacaaaattagccaggcgtggtggcacatgcctgtagtcccagctactcaggaggctaaggcaggaaaaccacttgaacccgggaggcggaggctgcagtgagccgagatcacaccactgcactccagcctgggtaacagagcaagacgccatctcaaaaaaaaaaaaaaaaaaaaaaaaaaattaattaaattaaatggatggatggatgggtagatagatagACGGATATAAAATCAAGTGTTCCAGCACCATGCAAAATGCTTTACAGGC from Macaca thibetana thibetana isolate TM-01 chromosome 15, ASM2454274v1, whole genome shotgun sequence includes these protein-coding regions:
- the SPACA9 gene encoding sperm acrosome-associated protein 9 isoform X3, giving the protein MNEVKELLRGIEQKYKLFQQQQLTFTAALEHCRENAHDKIRPISSIGQVQSYMEHHCNNSTDRRILLMFLDICSELSKLCQHFEAVHSGTPVTNNLLEKCKTLVSQSNDLSSLRAKYPHDVVNHLSCDEARNHYGGVVSLIPLVLDLMKEWIAHSEKLPRKVLQH
- the SPACA9 gene encoding sperm acrosome-associated protein 9 isoform X2, which produces MNEVKELLRGIEQKYKLFQQQQLTFTAALEHCRENAHDKIRPISSIGQVQSYMEHHCNNSTDRRILLMFLDICSELSKLCQHFEAVHSGTPVTNNLLEKCKTLVSQSNDLSSLRAKYPHDVVNHLSCDEARNHYGGVVSLIPLVLDLMKEWIAHSEKLPRKVLQHGTT
- the SPACA9 gene encoding sperm acrosome-associated protein 9 isoform X1, encoding MNEVKELLRGIEQKYKLFQQQQLTFTAALEHCRENAHDKIRPISSIGQVQSYMEHHCNNSTDRRILLMFLDICSELSKLCQHFEAVHSGTPVTNNLLEKCKTLVSQSNDLSSLRAKYPHDVVNHLSCDEARNHYGGVVSLIPLVLDLMKEWIAHSEKLPRKVLQHVSEPQARQESTRGAARPAQAIGTQPGATKHKGRQLTKVSLKPRGCSKPPWRPPGGKL